The Streptomyces sp. NBC_01439 genome contains the following window.
GTGGTGAGGGGCTCGGTGACCCCGCCGCGGGCGAGGCCGGCGATGGACACGCCGAGCTTGGCCGCCACCACCGGTCGCGGGTGCGGACCGTTGGCGCGCAGCTCCTTCAGCCACTGGGGCGGATCGGCCTGGAGCGCACTCAATTCGCTGCGCGAGACGACACCCTCCTGGAACTCTGCGGGGGTGGCCTCGAGGTACACGCCCAGCTTCTTCGCCGCGGTCGCGGGCTTCATCGTCTGGGTGTTCTGGTGCGACGTCATGGTGTCAAGAGTATCGAGCGTGTGCGCTACCTCCGACCACGACCGGTAACCTTGCGGGGTGACAGGCTCGGAAGTACCCCATTCGTTCCGGCTCGCTTATGTCCCGGGGGTCACACCCAGCAAGTGGGTGCGCATCTGGAACGAGCGGCTGCCCGACGTCCCGCTGACCTTGGTCGCGGTGTCCCCGATCGAGGCGTACGGCGTGCTGCGGGCGGGCGGCGCCGATGCCGGGTTCGTACGGTTGCCGGTCGACCGCGACGACCTCAGCGCGATCCCCCTCTACACGGAGACCACGGTGGTCGTGGTCCCCAAGGACCACCTCGTGGCCGCTGCGGAAGAGGTGTCCACCGAGGACCTCGCCGACGAGATCGTGTTCCACCCGCTCGACGACACCCTGGACTGGGAGCAGCTGCCGGGCAAGCCGGCGATCGCGCGGCCCGAGACGACGGCGGACGCGATCGAGCTGGTGGCCGCCGGGGTGGGCGTACTCGTCGTCCCGCAGTCGCTCGCCCGCCTGCACCACCGCAAGGACCTGACCTACCGGCCGGTGTCCGACGCGCCCGCCTCGCGGGTCGCGCTGTCGTGGCCGCAGGAGGAGACCACCGATCTGGTGGAGGAGTTCATCGGGATCGTCCGCGGCCGGACCGTGAACAGCACGCGGGGGCGCGCCCCGACCCCGCCGCAGCCCAAGGCGAAGCGCAAGCGCCCGGACGCGGGTACGGGTGGTGGCGGTGGCGGGGGCGCCCAGCGCAAGTCGGGGACCGGGAAGTCCTCGTCCGGAAAGCCGGCGGGCAAGAACCCCCGCGGGGCCTCCGGCGGCCCCAAGGGCGGAAAGGGTGCGAAGGGCGGCAAGGGCGGTAGGACCGGCCGTCGCCCGTAAGACCGGCCGTCGCCCGTAAGACCGGC
Protein-coding sequences here:
- a CDS encoding DUF5997 family protein; the protein is MTSHQNTQTMKPATAAKKLGVYLEATPAEFQEGVVSRSELSALQADPPQWLKELRANGPHPRPVVAAKLGVSIAGLARGGVTEPLTTEQIEALKQEDPEWLKRERATQAEVRKETVRIKEKNAEKAEKAEKARGQHS
- a CDS encoding LysR substrate-binding domain-containing protein; the protein is MTGSEVPHSFRLAYVPGVTPSKWVRIWNERLPDVPLTLVAVSPIEAYGVLRAGGADAGFVRLPVDRDDLSAIPLYTETTVVVVPKDHLVAAAEEVSTEDLADEIVFHPLDDTLDWEQLPGKPAIARPETTADAIELVAAGVGVLVVPQSLARLHHRKDLTYRPVSDAPASRVALSWPQEETTDLVEEFIGIVRGRTVNSTRGRAPTPPQPKAKRKRPDAGTGGGGGGGAQRKSGTGKSSSGKPAGKNPRGASGGPKGGKGAKGGKGGRTGRRP